The proteins below are encoded in one region of Apium graveolens cultivar Ventura chromosome 4, ASM990537v1, whole genome shotgun sequence:
- the LOC141721460 gene encoding maltose excess protein 1-like, chloroplastic, protein MTTPLLLAAKLPQHPSQSSLHSLKFQSLNHHKFKNVSFCLGQKQMVGAYRRSVLSLQSRKRLEPICALESDIPKVEAVELEKNEKFEQWDSWTAKFAGASNLPFLLLQLPQIILNARNLMAGNPSALLAIPWLGMLTGLLGNMSLLSYFVKKRETEVVVVQTLGVVSIYAVITQLAIAEAMPFPYFVVISAVVASCLLVNFMKYFNFLNDGVWRLWEDFITIGGLSALPQVMWSTFIPYVPNTILPGSVAFVLAAVAVVMARLGKLSEKATEFVGSISGWTATLLFMWMPVAQTWTNFLNPENIKGLSAVSMLLAMIGNGLMIPRALFIRDLMWFTGSTWASIFYGWGNLICLYCFNSISREFFLAATLGLFSWIGFALWSDTRVYGYKSPLRSLKELVFGP, encoded by the exons ATGACAACCCCTTTGCTTCTTGCTGCTAAATTACCTCAACACCCATCTCAATCATCTCTACACAGCTTAAAGTTTCAATCTTTAAATCACCACAAATTCAAGAATGTGTCTTTTTGCTTGGGCCAAAAACAAATGGTGGGTGCTTATAGGAGGAGTGTATTATCACTTCAATCAAGAAAAAGATTGGAACCCATTTGTGCACTTGAATCAGATATTCCAAAG GTGGAAGCAGTGGAATTGGAGAAAAATGAAAAGTTTGAGCAATGGGATTCTTGGACTGCTAAATTTGCGGGAGCTTCGAACTTGCCATTTTTGTTGTTGCAGCTACCTCAGATCATTCTCAATGCTCGGAATCTAATGGCGGGCAATCCCTCTGCATTACTTGCTATTCCATGGCTG GGTATGCTTACTGGATTGCTTGGGAATATGTCTTTGTTGTCGTACTTTGTGAAGAAGAGGGAAACTGAGGTGGTAGTGGTACAAACCTTGGGAGTTGTATCCATATATGCAGTGATCACTCAGCTGGCTATAGCGGAAGCTATGCCTTTCCCATATTTTGTTGTCATTTCTGCAGTAGTTGCTTCTTGTCTTCTTGTCAATTTTATGAAGTACTTTAATTTTCTCAACGATGGAGTTTGGCGATTATGGGAAGATTTCATTACCATTGGAGGGCTCTCGGCACTTCCACAA GTTATGTGGTCGACATTTATTCCTTATGTTCCAAATACTATATTACCGGGGTCAGTGGCTTTTGTTTTGGCAGCGGTTGCAGTTGTTATG GCTCGATTGGGCAAACTTTCAGAAAAAGCCACCGAATTTGTTGGGTCAATATCTGGGTGGACTGCAACTCTTCTCTTTATGTGGATGCCAGTTGCACAAACG TGGACAAATTTTTTAAATCCTGAAAATATAAAAGGATTATCTGCTGTTTCAATGTTGCTTGCCATGATTGGAAACGGACTTATGATCCCACGAGCACTCTTCATTCGGGATTTGATGTG GTTCACAGGTTCAACCTGGGCATCAATATTTTATGGATGGGGGAACCTTATATGCTTATATTG TTTTAACAGTATCAGCAGGGAGTTTTTCTTGGCAGCAACACTTGGATTGTTTTCCTGGATAG GATTTGCACTTTGGAGCGACACCAGGGTCTACGGGTACAAGTCTCCCTTGAGATCTTTGAAGGAATTAGTTTTCGGGCCATAA
- the LOC141721461 gene encoding putative folate-biopterin transporter 7, translated as METFCNNHSGESEITRRKKPMIDQESGDEKSENLGKKVDKMRKIILGIGFWVQGMRCFPWLGVSFFLKDGLKLDPSTLQILQVSANLPMVAKPFYGILSDSFYIFGQHRLPYIAIGAFLQALSWLAIAFVPTSSSSFLSITLYLLLGNLGASIVEVANDAIVAETGKQSSSSPKKPQASSGELQSFVWMASSIGGVLGNLLAGIAIDSTSPQTMFLLFGVLLTIQFVVSVSIHESSLDLPKTLSSTGIKRQLSELLVALKKPEISYSIAWFASSYAIIPALTGTMFFYQTQYLKIENSVLGISKVIGQVTMLLWGVLYNKHLKSVPPRKVIAAIQVAMAVLMVSDVLFVKGIYHTMGLPDSVYVAIFSGFIEVLCFFKILPFMILTAQLCPKGCEGSIMAFLMSAIALALMVSGYLGVMLASYVGVTANDFLGLPRGLLIQAAFTLLPLYWSSYIPDDANIKVKRKEN; from the exons ATGGAGACTTTTTGTAATAATCACAGTGGTGAATCTGAAATCACCAGGAGAAAAAAACCCATGATTGATCAAGAAAGTGGTGATGAAAAAAGTGAAAATCTTGGGAAAAAAGTTGATAAAATGAGGAAAATAATACTGGGAATTGGGTTTTGGGTACAAGGAATGAGATGTTTTCCATGGTTAGGTGTTAGTTTTTTTCTTAAAGATGGTCTTAAACTTGACCCTTCTACCCTTCAAATTCTTCAAGTTTCTGCTAATCTTCCCATGGTTGCTAAGCCCTTTTATGGTATTTTGTCTGATTCTTTTTATATTTTTGGACAGCATCGTCTCCCTTACATTGCCATTGGAG CTTTTTTGCAAGCCCTGTCATGGCTTGCTATTGCATTTGTTCCCACATCAAGTAGCTCGTTTCTCTCGATCACTCTATATCTCCTCCTTGGGAATCTTGGTGCTTCGATAGTCGAAGTTGCAAATGACGCCATTGTTGCTGAGACGGGAAAACAATCTAGTTCCTCGCCAAAGAAACCACAGGCTTCCTCTGGTGAATTACAGTCATTTGTTTGGATGGCATCTTCCATTGGTGGCGTGCTCGGTAACCTTCTTGCCGGTATTGCGATTGACTCTACCTCCCCACAAACAATGTTCCTGCTCTTCGGGGTTCTTCTCACTATTCAGTTTGTCGTATCAGTCTCCATTCACGAGAGTTCTCTTGACCTTCCTAAGACTTTATCTAGTACTGGGATTAAAAGGCAGCTATCAGAGCTCCTGGTTGCATTGAAGAAACCTGAGATATCATATTCAATAGCCTGGTTTGCATCGTCATATGCCATAATTCCAGCCTTGACAGGCACCATGTTCTTCTATCAAACACAGTACCTAAAGATTGAAAACTCAGTTTTGGGGATTTCTAAGGTGATTGGGCAGGTAACAATGCTGTTGTGGGGAGTACTATACAATAAACACCTAAAGTCAGTTCCTCCTAGGAAAGTCATTGCCGCTATTCAGGTTGCTATGGCAGTTCTCATGGTTTCTGATGTGTTATTCGTGAAAGGGATATATCATACAATGGGACTACCAGACTCAGTATATGTTGCCATCTTCTCGGGCTTTATTGAGGTTCTATGCTTTTTTAAAATACTACCTTTTATGATTCTAACCGCTCAGCTCTGCCCAAAAGGATGTGAGGGATCAATAATGGCTTTCCTTATGTCTGCTATAGCACTTGCGTTAATGGTGAGTGGATACCTAGGTGTTATGCTTGCATCATATGTTGGGGTGACAGCAAATGATTTCTTGGGCTTGCCACGAGGTCTTCTGATCCAGGCAGCATTCACGCTCTTGCCACTATACTGGTCCTCGTATATCCCAGATGATGCAAATATCAAagtcaaaagaaaagaaaactga